In the genome of Candidatus Bathyarchaeota archaeon, the window CCACTGGCGTAGCCCTACGCGTATACGGCCATGCAGGCGACGGAAACGTCCACATCCACATAATGAAGACGGGGCTTGGAGGGGACTGGCGGGAGAAATACTTCAAAGTCAAGGAGATGATATTCCAAGCCGGGAAATCCCTGAACGGAGTAATAACGGCGGAACACGGGGTAGGCGCCCAGAAGATAAAGGACCTTCATTACACGTTATCCGAGAAGGAGATAGAGCTCATGAAGAGGATCAAAGAAGTATTCGACCCGAATCATATAATGAACCCTGGAAAAGTCGTCCCATAGAGAAATAGAGGGTGGAGAGTGGGGGAAACCCTGGTTCAGCCGCCGAAAGCCGGGCTTACCACACCGCATCCAACTTGACTTCATGCACCTTCCGGATCCACCGTATATCTCCAGCATCGAATCGATTCGCAACGTTGAAAAAAGAGACCACAGCCGTAGAAATGGAACAGCTATGGAGGCGGAAACCTTTGTGCGTCGAGTGTGCATGCCTCCCCAGGTGGAGGAGCCCCCCACAAAGTAGGCTTCCTTGACCCATTTATTCATAATAGTTTAACCTCTTCCAGGGGGCGGACATCCTTAACCTCAGGGTTCACCAGGTGCCTCGGCTCCACCCCCCTCAGCACTGATAGGAGGTTTTCAGCGGCCATGACGGCCATCCTCGTCCTCGCCTCCCTGGTCGCGCTCCCTACGTGGGGCGTTAGAACCACGTTTTCGAGGCTTAGGAGGGGATCCCCCGGCTTGACGGGCTCATCCTCGAAGACGTCCAGGCCCGCCGCGGCGATCCATCCCTCCCTTAGGGCTTCAACCAGGTCCTCCTGGTCCACGACGCCTCCCCTGGAGGTGTTGATGAGGATGGCTGTGGGCTTCATAAGCCTAAGCCTCTCCCGGTTTATGAGGTGCCGGGTCTCAGGGGTTAATGGTACATGGAGGGAGACGAAGTCCGCCTCCCTCAGCAGGTCCTCCAACGGCCTATACTCGGCTGAGAGCTCCCTCTCCAAATCGATGGGGATCCTCCTCCGGGAATAATATAATATGCGCATCTGGAACCCTTTGGCCCTCCTGGCCGCGGCCACTCCTATACGGCCGAACCCTATGAAACCTATGGTCTTGCCCCAGACCGGGGCTCCCAGCAGGAGGAGGGGATCCCAGCCTTCCCTCCAGCGTCCAGACCTGACGTATTTATCGGCTTCCACGATCCTCCTAGCCGCGGCCATCAGGAGGGCCCAGGCGTGGTCGGCTGTAGCATCGGTCAGGACATCGGGCGTATTGGTGACGTATATCCCCGCCTTGGTGGCCGCGTCCACGTCGATGTGATCGACGCCCGCGCTGTAGGAGCTTATGACCCTGAGCTCCTCGCCGGCCGCTATGACATCCCCGTCGATCCTATCCGTGAGTAGGCATATGAGGCCGTCCACATCCCCTATAAGGGAGGTCAGCTCCTCCTTGGAGGGGGGAAGCCTCGAATCTCTCACTTCTAGTTCGCAGGACCTCTCTAAGATCTCTAACCCGGCTTCGGGGATCCTCCTAGTAACTAAAACCTTAGGCTTCATCGCATTAAAGCACCCAGATTAAACTCGAAAAACTCTATAAAAAGCTTCAACCCAAGAATAAAGATAAAACGAAGTAGGGATAAGGGGCCCGTCTAGGGGAGGCTTTAAAAGGAAGAAGGGGAAGGAGATACATAATGGAGAAGCCCTGTGAAGATTATAAGTGGATGAAGCGTCCTAAACTCTACGTATACCTATTGGGGCAGGATGATCCCCATAGGTGCACCTCAGGGAAGCTGGTGAGGTTCGGATATGCCATCCCCATAACCCGGCAAAGCATAATTAGCCGGAGGAGCATCCTACTCAACCCCTTCGCAGAATCCATAATTACACCCTTAGACCGGGGTCCAGCCGAAAAGTTCGGGATCGTAGCATTGGACTGCAGTTGGAATAAGGCTTTAGAGGTCTTCTCAAAGCCTTGGCGTGGCGTACATAGGAGACTTCCCCTCCTTATACCTGGGAACCCTGTAAGCTATGGTAAGCCGGGGAGGCTGAGCTCCCTAGAAGCCCTAGCAGCCACGCTCATCATAATATCCCATGAGGAGTTAGCCCGGAGAATACTAAGCCTATATAAATGGGGGGCCACATTCCTGGAGCTTAACAGGAACCTGTTCGACATCTACCGTAAATCAAGAGGGGAAAAGGATATCCGTGAAGTTGAAAGGGAGATCCTAGATCAACCATATCCCACATCCCAACTAGTATTTTAAGCACTTATTTATTTTAGGGCGAACCGATGCTGGATAATCAGACTATCTGCATAATCTAGATGTTAAACCGGGAAATGCTTAACGGGCACCTCCTTAACCTTCGCTAGTTCGCTGTCCGTTGTTAGAAGTGTCGCTTTCTTCAGCTCGGAGAGGGCTAGGGAGAAGCAGCCTGTAAGGGACAACCCGCCTCTATACTTGCATTTCTTCTCGCCCGCCCTCCATGTCAGCTCCTCATCGGTTGCGATTGCCTCAATACCTGACCCCCTGATCTGATGGTATCGGAGATCGGCGACTTCTCTCCCAAGCTTTTCACATGTCTTATAATAGTATTCGGCGAGGTTTACGTCGGAGATGGATGCTTGAGCATCACCTCGGGCAACCTCTTCGAAGTACGGTTTAACCCTTTCGTCGCCGATAAAGTGAAGGGATAAGACACCGGCGTCGATCACGTACCTCTTCATCTTAAACCCTTCCGGGGCTCCGAGATTGAGACGGCCTAGTCGGCTTCCGCCTCTTTGCGGTGTTCAGCTTCGAGCTCCCTTATGCCCTCAATTAAAGCGGCGGTGTGCTGAC includes:
- a CDS encoding type II toxin-antitoxin system VapC family toxin: MKRYVIDAGVLSLHFIGDERVKPYFEEVARGDAQASISDVNLAEYYYKTCEKLGREVADLRYHQIRGSGIEAIATDEELTWRAGEKKCKYRGGLSLTGCFSLALSELKKATLLTTDSELAKVKEVPVKHFPV
- a CDS encoding DUF367 family protein, yielding MEKPCEDYKWMKRPKLYVYLLGQDDPHRCTSGKLVRFGYAIPITRQSIISRRSILLNPFAESIITPLDRGPAEKFGIVALDCSWNKALEVFSKPWRGVHRRLPLLIPGNPVSYGKPGRLSSLEALAATLIIISHEELARRILSLYKWGATFLELNRNLFDIYRKSRGEKDIREVEREILDQPYPTSQLVF
- a CDS encoding D-glycerate dehydrogenase, coding for MKPKVLVTRRIPEAGLEILERSCELEVRDSRLPPSKEELTSLIGDVDGLICLLTDRIDGDVIAAGEELRVISSYSAGVDHIDVDAATKAGIYVTNTPDVLTDATADHAWALLMAAARRIVEADKYVRSGRWREGWDPLLLLGAPVWGKTIGFIGFGRIGVAAARRAKGFQMRILYYSRRRIPIDLERELSAEYRPLEDLLREADFVSLHVPLTPETRHLINRERLRLMKPTAILINTSRGGVVDQEDLVEALREGWIAAAGLDVFEDEPVKPGDPLLSLENVVLTPHVGSATREARTRMAVMAAENLLSVLRGVEPRHLVNPEVKDVRPLEEVKLL